In Vibrio chagasii, the sequence GTGAACACTCGAAAGACAGGCTTATAAGGGTATGCTAACTCACCATGCTCAGTTTCAAGCTCTATCCCCCAACCACCGATATCTTCGTGTTCTAGGCTCTGTGCAAACTGATAATAGTTAGATTCAGACTTATCTTGTAATTGCTGAGGCAGCGTCACGGCTCCAGTTAAAGACGAATAGTTCACACGAACCAGCTCTTTACCTGCAACGTCGATTAAGTGAATTTGTGTGTACCATTTTTGGTTCACTAATACAGACTGCCACACTTCTTCTAGGAGGCTTTTCGTCTGTTCAGACGGAGAAGATGCGAAATTAACTAAGCTTTGGCTATGACTCAGTAGCCTCATAACCGAAACCAATTGAGCTTTTAAGAGGTTGTAGTCCCTCTCAGCGTAAACCAACTGATGAAGGGCTTGTTTCGCTGTATCATCAAAGCTTTGTTGTTTGACTTCTTTGTAGCGCTGTAAATAGTAAAGTCCCACTGCCGAAGACAGTGCTATCGAAATAATCAGCAATGTAATTATCGATTTACTATTTCTCATTGCTAACTCAAATGAAAGTAGAAGGAAGCGCAGGATTATAGCACTCTATAAAATTAACAAAATAAAAGCCGCTTAAAAAAGCGGCTTTATAGCTATTTTTTAAATACTTAACGTTTAAGCTTTCAGCGCGCGCTCGCCGCGAGCAATACCGACTACGCCACTGCGTGCCACTTCAAGTACTTCCGTCACTTCAGACAGAGCTTGAATGAAAGCATCCAGTTTCTCGCTCGTGCCCGCCATTTGCACCGTGTATTGAGAAGCGGTCACATCAACAATTTGACCACGGAAGATATCCGCCGTGCGCTTCACTTCTGCACGAGCAAAGCCACTCGCACGAACTTTTACCATCAAGAGTTCACGCTCGATGTGCTCAAGCTCAGAGACTTCCTGAACTTTAAGAACATCAATCAGCTTATGCAGTTGCTTCTGGATCTGTTCAAGCTGCATTTCGCTCGAGTTAGTTGTCACGTTCAAACGAGAAAGCGTTGGATCATCTGTTGGAGATACGTTCAACGACTCGATGTTGTAGCCACGTTGAGAAAACAAGCCAACCACACGAGAAAGCGCACCCGGTTGGTTTTCCATTAGTAGTGAAATAATGTGTCTCATATTATGTTCTCTCCGTTTTGCTTAGCCACATGTTATCCATACCCTCGCCTTTAATCTGCATTGGGTATACGTGCTCGGTGTCATCCACACTGATATCGACAAATACCAAACGGTCTTTCATCGCTAGTGCTTTTTCCAAACCTGAT encodes:
- the ilvN gene encoding acetolactate synthase small subunit, with amino-acid sequence MRHIISLLMENQPGALSRVVGLFSQRGYNIESLNVSPTDDPTLSRLNVTTNSSEMQLEQIQKQLHKLIDVLKVQEVSELEHIERELLMVKVRASGFARAEVKRTADIFRGQIVDVTASQYTVQMAGTSEKLDAFIQALSEVTEVLEVARSGVVGIARGERALKA